The Methanobrevibacter sp. genome includes a region encoding these proteins:
- a CDS encoding pyridoxal phosphate-dependent aminotransferase: MLNSAKRVETIELSLIRKMFEVTNPDAINLGIGEPDFDVPENIKEAMKEAIDEGVTKYTSNKGLIELREAIVDKLAKDNKIKTDAENIIVTSGASEALYDAAQALFEKGDNVLVPNPGFLSYYTCVQLAEANVVEVTTPMENEFKMKVEDVQEKIDRNTKGLIINSPSNPTGAVMDKEDIKGIADLATDHDFYIISDEIYEKIIYGTKNHSPAEYCDNVVTINGFSKTYAMTGLRIGYMVANDEVTENLLKVHQYCTANASSIAQVGAIEALTGPQDSVEMMVNEFSRRRDLIVSSLNDMGYETVDCQGAFYVFPKVERPMDFVKAAAEAGVISVPGAPFGSLGEEHVRMSYANSYENIERAMDILKDLDY, translated from the coding sequence ATGTTAAATTCTGCTAAAAGAGTTGAAACCATAGAATTATCTCTAATTAGAAAAATGTTTGAAGTCACAAATCCAGATGCAATCAATTTGGGAATTGGAGAGCCTGACTTTGATGTCCCGGAAAACATTAAAGAGGCCATGAAAGAAGCTATTGATGAGGGAGTTACAAAATACACTTCAAACAAGGGATTGATTGAACTTAGGGAAGCTATCGTAGACAAGCTTGCCAAAGACAACAAGATCAAGACAGATGCTGAAAACATCATAGTGACTTCCGGTGCAAGCGAGGCATTATACGATGCTGCACAGGCATTGTTTGAAAAGGGAGATAATGTATTGGTTCCAAATCCAGGATTCTTATCATATTACACTTGTGTCCAATTGGCTGAAGCCAATGTTGTGGAAGTTACAACCCCTATGGAAAACGAATTCAAGATGAAAGTGGAGGATGTTCAGGAAAAGATCGATAGGAATACAAAAGGATTGATAATCAATTCCCCTTCCAATCCAACCGGTGCGGTTATGGATAAGGAGGACATCAAGGGGATAGCAGACTTGGCAACAGACCATGATTTCTATATCATTTCAGATGAGATTTATGAAAAGATCATTTATGGCACAAAAAATCACTCTCCAGCGGAATACTGTGACAATGTGGTGACAATCAACGGATTTTCAAAAACCTATGCAATGACTGGCCTTAGAATAGGTTATATGGTTGCAAATGATGAGGTGACTGAAAACCTGCTTAAGGTTCATCAATATTGTACTGCTAATGCAAGTTCCATTGCTCAAGTTGGAGCTATTGAAGCACTTACCGGACCTCAAGACTCTGTAGAAATGATGGTGAATGAGTTTTCAAGAAGACGTGACCTCATTGTTTCAAGCTTGAATGACATGGGATATGAAACCGTGGACTGCCAAGGTGCATTTTACGTTTTCCCTAAAGTGGAAAGGCCTATGGATTTCGTCAAGGCAGCTGCAGAGGCAGGAGTCATCTCAGTCCCTGGAGCTCCATTCGGAAGTCTTGGAGAGGAGCATGTGAGAATGTCCTATGCAAACTCATATGAAAACATTGAAAGGGCAATGGATATCCTAAAGGATCTTGATTACTAG
- a CDS encoding class III signal peptide-containing protein, whose translation MKKLESFKEDNRGQTSVEVILLIGSILVISIICGTYIYKINLEINDLFNQTLVKGRLFLFNKLD comes from the coding sequence ATGAAAAAGTTAGAAAGTTTTAAAGAGGACAATAGAGGACAGACAAGCGTTGAAGTAATCTTATTGATAGGATCCATTTTAGTCATTTCAATCATCTGTGGAACTTATATCTATAAGATCAATTTAGAGATAAATGACCTATTCAATCAGACGCTTGTTAAGGGAAGGCTGTTTTTGTTTAATAAATTAGATTAA
- a CDS encoding cation diffusion facilitator family transporter — protein sequence MEREDRERIGKWALYVAIAGNLFLTIFNIAVGIMSGSYALISEGAHTFSDITTSIIAYIGFRIGSRPADEEHPLGHGRAEAIAGLLIVIFLAIVAYEIITGAIDRLFFGGTTTIPSPLAVVMAIIGVITHFSLSQYIIKLGQRVNSPAIIADGKHQRVDIFASLAILFGVMIAQYGYPQLDPFIGFVIGLLIFKTAFDVARENLNNIMGKVPSQDLVDKIINVSNSVDKVCGTHDVRVNYLGSYATVSLHVELPPDMSLDESHKIVHLVQNKVVDEIDVIHGATVHACPVGLEYDHDQQLDE from the coding sequence ATGGAAAGGGAAGATAGAGAAAGGATAGGAAAATGGGCCCTTTATGTAGCCATTGCAGGAAATCTATTCCTGACCATATTCAACATTGCTGTAGGGATAATGTCTGGAAGTTATGCCCTTATATCCGAAGGGGCACATACATTTTCAGATATAACCACTTCAATTATAGCTTATATAGGATTCAGGATTGGAAGCAGGCCTGCAGATGAGGAGCATCCATTAGGACATGGAAGGGCTGAAGCGATTGCAGGTTTGCTGATTGTGATATTTCTGGCAATTGTTGCATATGAGATCATAACCGGTGCCATTGACAGACTGTTCTTTGGAGGCACAACTACAATCCCAAGCCCATTGGCAGTTGTGATGGCAATCATTGGGGTGATTACCCATTTCAGCTTGAGCCAATACATCATTAAGTTAGGCCAGCGTGTAAACAGTCCTGCAATCATAGCGGATGGAAAGCATCAAAGGGTTGACATTTTCGCTTCATTGGCCATTCTCTTTGGTGTGATGATTGCACAATACGGATATCCTCAATTGGACCCATTCATTGGGTTTGTAATCGGTCTGCTGATTTTCAAGACTGCCTTTGATGTTGCCCGTGAGAACCTGAACAACATCATGGGAAAGGTTCCGTCCCAGGACCTGGTCGATAAGATCATAAATGTTTCCAATTCGGTCGACAAGGTTTGCGGCACACATGATGTAAGGGTGAACTATTTAGGCTCTTACGCTACCGTATCCCTCCATGTTGAGCTTCCTCCGGACATGAGCCTGGATGAGTCTCACAAGATTGTTCACTTGGTTCAGAACAAGGTTGTTGATGAGATAGATGTCATTCACGGCGCAACCGTTCATGCATGTCCGGTTGGCTTGGAATATGACCATGACCAACAGCTTGACGAATAA
- a CDS encoding metal-dependent hydrolase, translating to MEIRWLGHSAFELISDEGVKILVDPFISNNPACPLPVEELEANIICITHGHSDHFGDAMEIANKTNATLVANHEISLFLGEQGFDCVSMNTGGSVSIQGIRITMLDAKHSSSIDFTEEIRPAGDPGSFLFTFEDGTKVFHAGDTGLFSDMENVIGRIYKPDVAMVPIGDKFTMGPFEGALAAMWISPKVVIPMHYNTFPVIEQNPAVFSNFVKQLNPAIDVVIMNPLEYYKADFEKED from the coding sequence ATGGAAATTAGATGGTTAGGTCATTCTGCATTTGAATTAATCAGTGATGAAGGAGTAAAGATATTAGTCGATCCATTTATTAGCAATAATCCTGCCTGTCCACTTCCTGTTGAGGAATTGGAGGCAAACATTATCTGTATCACTCATGGTCACTCTGACCACTTCGGTGATGCAATGGAAATAGCCAACAAAACCAATGCCACACTTGTTGCAAACCATGAGATTTCATTATTCCTTGGAGAGCAAGGATTTGACTGTGTAAGCATGAACACTGGCGGTTCCGTTTCCATTCAGGGAATCAGAATAACCATGTTGGATGCAAAGCACTCCTCTTCAATTGACTTCACTGAGGAAATCCGTCCTGCAGGAGACCCTGGAAGTTTCCTATTCACTTTTGAAGATGGAACTAAAGTCTTCCATGCAGGAGACACTGGGCTGTTCTCTGATATGGAAAATGTCATAGGTAGAATCTACAAGCCGGACGTTGCGATGGTTCCAATTGGAGACAAGTTTACCATGGGCCCATTTGAAGGGGCTTTGGCAGCCATGTGGATTTCACCAAAAGTGGTCATTCCAATGCATTACAACACTTTCCCAGTCATTGAGCAAAATCCAGCAGTATTTTCCAATTTTGTAAAGCAACTCAATCCGGCTATTGATGTTGTAATCATGAATCCTTTGGAATATTACAAGGCTGATTTTGAAAAAGAGGATTAG
- a CDS encoding transglutaminase domain-containing protein, which yields MSLRKIPNNGAVKNRTVVVKITDKNKTYTKKTNSKGKVAIPINFLGTAKIKISFAGDDMFIKSSASTNLTVKKGTTSLKDSGTNIGQGSKYVITLKNSAGKVLANKKVVIKLNNKTYNKTTDSKGRVSLTMSLKKGSYPIVVSYAGNKYYNSSKLSKTIKIVDPSVSISKIITAARDLKIRVEYINILNKSYSVTIDNKKYTIDEFAYLMAGALTNIKKGSNANVVIKDLSNNYNSSGSKISGKLNKTEYLNLAKNVTDFVNANKRIPNYKPTSLGKMEANLYVYAFTAALDYYGRNKKLPSYVTVKTSYVRGGYSISISQNGKILNYRQIFDSDEFAKYLKTGGKSALNDAIKKKAKELTAGLSSPKAKANAIFEFVRDDIRYSFYTNSLKGASGTLSSRKGNCCDKANLIVAMCRSVGIYARYSHAKNCKFASGLNTGHVWAQVYDPISQTWYTADATSRRNNLGQINNWNTKSYNEPKNYVLIPF from the coding sequence GTGTCCCTTAGGAAGATACCAAATAATGGTGCTGTAAAAAATAGGACAGTTGTTGTGAAAATAACTGATAAAAATAAAACTTATACTAAAAAAACCAATTCTAAAGGAAAAGTAGCCATTCCTATTAATTTTTTAGGAACTGCAAAAATAAAAATTAGTTTTGCTGGTGATGATATGTTCATCAAATCTTCAGCAAGCACTAATCTTACAGTTAAAAAAGGAACTACTTCCCTAAAAGATTCTGGTACTAATATAGGTCAAGGATCTAAATATGTAATTACTTTAAAGAATTCTGCAGGTAAAGTTTTAGCAAATAAAAAAGTTGTTATAAAACTTAACAATAAAACATATAATAAAACTACTGATTCCAAAGGAAGAGTTAGTTTAACTATGAGCCTAAAAAAAGGTTCTTATCCAATTGTAGTAAGTTATGCTGGAAATAAATATTATAATTCATCTAAATTGAGTAAAACCATTAAAATAGTTGACCCTTCAGTCAGTATATCAAAAATTATCACTGCAGCCAGGGATTTAAAAATCCGTGTAGAATACATTAATATACTGAATAAATCTTATAGTGTCACTATTGACAATAAGAAATACACAATTGATGAATTTGCATACCTTATGGCAGGAGCTTTAACCAATATTAAAAAAGGTTCAAATGCAAATGTGGTTATTAAGGATCTATCAAATAATTATAATTCCTCTGGAAGTAAAATTAGTGGTAAATTAAATAAGACAGAATACCTTAATTTAGCAAAAAATGTTACAGATTTTGTTAATGCCAATAAGCGTATTCCTAATTATAAGCCAACTAGTTTAGGAAAAATGGAAGCAAACCTTTATGTTTATGCTTTCACTGCCGCATTGGATTATTACGGCAGAAATAAAAAATTGCCTTCTTACGTAACAGTTAAAACCAGTTATGTTAGAGGAGGATATTCCATTTCCATTAGTCAAAATGGTAAGATTTTGAACTATAGGCAGATATTTGATTCAGATGAATTTGCAAAATACTTGAAAACAGGCGGTAAGTCTGCACTCAATGATGCAATTAAAAAGAAAGCTAAGGAATTAACCGCAGGATTGTCCAGTCCTAAGGCTAAGGCAAATGCTATCTTTGAATTTGTAAGGGATGATATCAGATACAGTTTCTATACAAATTCATTAAAAGGTGCATCAGGTACCTTAAGCTCTAGAAAGGGTAATTGCTGTGACAAGGCTAACTTGATTGTAGCAATGTGCAGGTCTGTAGGTATTTATGCAAGATATTCCCATGCAAAGAACTGTAAGTTCGCTAGTGGATTGAATACTGGACATGTATGGGCTCAGGTTTATGATCCAATATCCCAAACTTGGTATACTGCCGATGCAACAAGCCGCAGAAACAATTTGGGTCAAATCAATAATTGGAACACCAAATCCTATAATGAGCCTAAGAATTATGTGCTTATACCATTCTAG
- a CDS encoding class III signal peptide-containing protein — translation MRKTVKNNLKAISKDNSGQGAAEYILLFGGVIVIALAGLLIYRSYFSNNASGLNATQDISSIRNNVTSIY, via the coding sequence TTGAGAAAAACTGTAAAGAACAATCTTAAAGCCATTTCAAAAGACAATTCAGGCCAAGGCGCTGCAGAGTATATCCTATTGTTTGGAGGAGTGATAGTGATAGCTTTGGCAGGACTGCTGATTTACAGGTCTTACTTCAGCAATAATGCAAGCGGTTTGAATGCCACACAGGACATAAGTTCAATCAGAAATAATGTGACCAGCATTTATTAG
- the rqcH gene encoding ribosome rescue protein RqcH: protein MKSMTNVDIYTICQELNDLLVGARVDKSFQPTKDTVVMRFHKAGTGRLDLVIQAGKRIHLSQYPLTNPQQPPSFPMLLRKIVRGANVVSIEQHNFDRVVEIKMKKEETYTLIVELFSQGNIILLNESNEIMLPLKRKHWSDRDISSKKEYIFPQENGINPITLTIEEFKEIIAGGEDEEIVRVLATNGLGSLYAEEIMLNTEISKKTACSALSAEEISIIFNSLKTLFEPLEKKEFKPMIVNNQKEIEKLQEENPDKKYKAKEDVISIELSQYEGFEVESFESFNEACDEFYSSKVKSEITDIQEAAWNKKVSKFSKRLEKQEETLHNFEKTIEDSQRKGELLFTNYVQVENILNVIKGAREKDYGWKEIGKTLKDAKKSGMADAQIFESMDPLGNITLRIDDVSIALDSKKSIPDNAEVYYEKAKKAKRKIKGALIAIENTKRQLADMEAKKEKAMSNIMVPQKRVKKNLKWYEKLRWFVSSDGILVVCGRDAGTNEAVVKKYLEQNDIYLHADIHGAPSVVAKVPSDSLNDNLLKELGEFSASFSSAWSKNFTSQDVYWVEPDQVSKTPVSGEFVPKGAFIIRGHRNYIRGCKLEISIGIVEYDGDRRIMAGPTDAMKKYADKFVTIKPGYTKKEKIAKEILSRINEDDLLSLDDVVRVLPSGKCDFV from the coding sequence ATGAAATCAATGACAAATGTTGACATCTACACAATATGTCAGGAATTAAATGATCTGCTGGTTGGAGCAAGAGTGGACAAGTCATTCCAACCTACCAAGGACACTGTGGTGATGAGATTCCACAAGGCAGGAACTGGAAGGTTGGACCTTGTAATACAAGCTGGAAAAAGAATCCATTTAAGCCAATATCCATTGACAAACCCTCAACAGCCACCAAGCTTCCCAATGCTTCTTAGAAAGATAGTGAGGGGAGCCAATGTAGTCAGCATAGAACAGCATAATTTTGACAGGGTTGTGGAAATCAAAATGAAAAAGGAAGAGACCTACACCCTTATCGTAGAACTGTTTTCACAGGGAAACATCATCCTTCTAAATGAATCAAATGAAATCATGCTGCCTCTCAAGAGGAAGCATTGGAGCGACAGGGACATAAGTTCCAAAAAGGAATACATATTCCCTCAGGAAAACGGAATCAATCCAATCACATTGACAATCGAAGAGTTCAAGGAGATTATAGCTGGCGGAGAGGATGAAGAGATAGTAAGAGTTCTTGCTACAAACGGTCTTGGAAGCTTATATGCTGAAGAGATAATGCTGAATACTGAAATAAGTAAGAAAACTGCATGTTCTGCATTGAGCGCAGAAGAGATCAGTATCATTTTCAATTCATTGAAGACTCTTTTTGAACCTTTGGAGAAAAAGGAATTCAAGCCTATGATTGTTAATAATCAAAAGGAGATTGAAAAGCTGCAGGAAGAGAATCCCGACAAGAAATACAAGGCTAAAGAAGATGTTATTTCAATAGAATTAAGCCAATATGAAGGATTTGAAGTGGAAAGCTTTGAAAGCTTCAATGAAGCCTGTGATGAGTTCTACTCATCCAAAGTCAAAAGTGAGATCACAGACATTCAGGAAGCCGCATGGAACAAGAAGGTATCCAAGTTCTCAAAAAGGCTTGAAAAGCAGGAAGAAACACTTCATAACTTTGAAAAGACAATTGAAGATTCCCAAAGGAAAGGGGAACTATTATTCACAAATTATGTTCAAGTTGAAAACATTTTAAATGTCATCAAAGGCGCAAGGGAAAAGGACTACGGATGGAAGGAAATAGGAAAGACATTGAAGGATGCGAAGAAATCCGGAATGGCCGATGCACAGATATTCGAATCCATGGATCCATTAGGAAACATCACATTGAGGATTGATGATGTAAGCATTGCACTTGACTCCAAGAAGTCAATACCTGACAATGCGGAAGTCTACTATGAAAAAGCCAAAAAGGCAAAGCGAAAAATCAAAGGTGCCTTGATAGCCATTGAAAACACCAAAAGACAGCTTGCAGATATGGAAGCCAAAAAGGAAAAGGCGATGAGCAATATCATGGTTCCGCAGAAGAGAGTCAAGAAGAATCTCAAGTGGTATGAAAAGTTGAGATGGTTCGTATCAAGCGATGGAATTTTAGTGGTTTGTGGAAGGGATGCAGGTACCAATGAAGCGGTTGTGAAGAAATATTTAGAACAAAATGATATTTATTTGCATGCTGATATACATGGTGCTCCTTCAGTTGTAGCAAAAGTTCCATCCGATTCATTAAATGACAATTTGCTTAAAGAATTAGGAGAGTTCTCAGCTTCCTTTTCAAGTGCTTGGTCGAAAAACTTCACATCTCAAGACGTCTATTGGGTGGAGCCAGACCAAGTTTCAAAGACACCGGTTTCAGGTGAATTTGTGCCAAAAGGTGCATTTATAATTCGTGGACATAGAAACTATATTAGGGGATGCAAACTTGAGATATCCATAGGCATTGTCGAATATGATGGCGACAGAAGGATCATGGCCGGACCGACCGATGCCATGAAAAAATATGCCGATAAGTTTGTGACCATAAAACCTGGATATACCAAAAAGGAAAAAATAGCTAAAGAGATATTATCCAGAATCAATGAGGATGACCTATTGAGTCTGGATGATGTTGTAAGGGTATTGCCTAGTGGAAAATGTGATTTTGTCTAA
- a CDS encoding phosphopantetheine adenylyltransferase yields the protein MIMAKYKRVAVGGTFDKFHYGHRSLIAKAFEIGENVEIGVTSNVFACKKEGDIDSCDVRMANLNEFLGTKYDNFHISRLDDPYGPTIHDENYDAIVVSEETEPTAVKINEIRVSKGMKPLDIVVVSFVLADDGIPISSTRIRQGKINQKGELI from the coding sequence ATCATTATGGCAAAATATAAACGAGTAGCTGTTGGAGGAACATTCGACAAATTTCATTATGGCCATAGAAGCTTGATTGCCAAGGCTTTTGAAATTGGTGAAAATGTGGAGATTGGAGTCACCTCCAATGTTTTTGCATGCAAAAAGGAAGGGGACATAGATTCTTGTGATGTTCGTATGGCTAATCTGAATGAATTCCTAGGTACTAAATATGATAATTTTCATATTTCACGTTTGGATGATCCTTATGGTCCTACAATTCATGATGAAAACTATGATGCAATTGTCGTAAGTGAAGAAACAGAACCTACTGCTGTGAAAATTAATGAAATCAGGGTCAGCAAAGGCATGAAGCCATTGGATATTGTTGTTGTAAGCTTTGTATTGGCTGATGATGGCATACCTATTTCTTCCACTCGCATACGCCAAGGGAAAATCAATCAAAAAGGGGAGCTTATTTAA
- a CDS encoding radical SAM protein: MFEEKNIIIKNPLKADIRFGLVYPNVYKTAMSSLGYQIIYNYINEREDTYCERIIYPSVRSLETNSPLSDFDIVSFSLQYEQDYFHVLEILREADIPLRREDRTEKDPLIIAGGPCASSNPLPLSDFIDIFVVGEAEAVLYDFLDLYSSSQLPKGNRKNGTDSKRDLSQFLDIEGLYISQFNNKTRIALSDDMQSIYHLTYPIVTETDDKDFIPAFSNSILLNVSRACTRGCRFCMSSYMYRPLRETGLEDLFSIAEEARENTGLNKISLIGAAVSDYSKINELTEGLRERGFQVSTPSMRIESITRETLTALKSSGLKTLTIAPESIYSLRRRINKDISDEDVFRVISDAIGLGFNIKLYFLIGLPYESQEDIEELADMMKQIDSMKHNIDSNSKSSSKSIDNSIKSTSNSQSKTEAISSIKKGKKSKVSISFSVNPVIPKPHTPLQWENYDMKEIKSKIRYLKKNLKGLDIKFDSAKMGLMQYVLSCGDREIGNLIERSLNEKISIREWGENAPSYDLEDELPWDCIDVSVSKEFLKSEYEKIGTSEQTPWCEDGPCYNCGACN, from the coding sequence ATGTTTGAAGAAAAGAATATAATTATAAAGAATCCATTGAAGGCAGACATAAGGTTTGGATTGGTCTATCCGAATGTCTATAAGACTGCAATGAGTTCTTTGGGCTATCAGATAATTTATAATTATATCAATGAAAGGGAGGACACTTACTGTGAGAGGATAATCTACCCTTCCGTCCGCTCTCTTGAAACCAACAGTCCATTATCTGATTTTGACATTGTCTCATTCTCACTTCAATACGAGCAGGACTATTTCCATGTATTGGAAATCTTGAGGGAGGCCGATATCCCTTTAAGAAGGGAAGATAGGACAGAAAAGGACCCCTTGATCATTGCAGGGGGGCCTTGTGCAAGCTCCAATCCTCTGCCTTTGTCAGATTTCATAGACATCTTTGTTGTTGGAGAGGCTGAAGCTGTCCTATACGACTTTTTGGATTTGTATTCTTCATCACAACTTCCTAAAGGGAATAGAAAGAACGGAACAGATAGTAAAAGAGATTTGTCTCAATTCTTGGACATTGAAGGACTATACATATCCCAGTTCAACAATAAAACAAGGATAGCCCTTTCAGATGATATGCAAAGCATATATCATCTGACCTATCCGATTGTCACCGAAACCGATGATAAGGATTTCATTCCCGCATTTTCCAATTCCATCCTATTGAATGTTTCAAGAGCCTGTACAAGAGGATGCAGGTTCTGCATGTCAAGTTACATGTATAGGCCTCTTAGGGAAACAGGACTGGAAGACCTTTTTTCTATTGCAGAGGAAGCAAGGGAAAACACCGGATTGAACAAAATATCCCTAATTGGTGCAGCTGTATCTGACTATTCCAAAATAAATGAATTGACAGAAGGATTAAGGGAAAGGGGATTTCAGGTATCAACCCCTTCGATGAGGATTGAGTCCATTACAAGGGAAACACTGACTGCTCTCAAGTCAAGCGGATTGAAGACATTGACAATAGCTCCGGAATCAATCTATTCGCTGAGGCGGAGAATCAATAAGGACATCAGCGATGAGGATGTCTTCAGGGTGATAAGCGATGCAATTGGACTGGGTTTTAATATTAAATTGTATTTTTTAATCGGTTTGCCCTACGAGTCCCAGGAAGATATTGAAGAACTTGCAGACATGATGAAGCAAATTGATTCCATGAAGCATAATATTGATTCAAATTCAAAATCTTCAAGCAAATCAATCGACAATTCAATTAAATCAACATCAAATTCACAATCAAAAACTGAAGCCATTTCATCCATCAAAAAAGGCAAGAAATCCAAAGTTTCAATCAGCTTCAGTGTCAATCCGGTCATACCGAAACCTCATACCCCACTTCAATGGGAAAACTATGACATGAAGGAGATCAAGTCAAAGATAAGATATCTCAAAAAGAATCTGAAGGGATTGGATATCAAGTTTGACAGCGCCAAGATGGGACTGATGCAATATGTCCTGTCCTGTGGAGATAGGGAGATTGGAAATCTGATTGAAAGGTCCTTGAATGAGAAGATAAGCATTAGGGAATGGGGTGAAAATGCTCCAAGCTATGATTTGGAAGATGAATTACCGTGGGACTGCATTGATGTCAGCGTAAGCAAGGAGTTCTTGAAGTCTGAATATGAAAAGATAGGGACAAGCGAGCAGACTCCATGGTGTGAGGATGGGCCATGCTATAATTGTGGTGCATGCAATTAA
- the fwdF gene encoding tungsten-dependent formylmethanofuran dehydrogenase subunit FwdF has protein sequence MIFIQRDGSESRKLSYDNNVCLACGICADSCPTSSLALGDVLGIARGQADGNKLAIDEDTCVICGLCASACPFGALDFEINGESSKDLANYPTWTHESAIDEEACEFCGRCTVACPQDAILFKRELPDRNDLLKGEISINDEECIYCSACAELCPADAITVVNTPEACSIEVDEDKCVYCGVCKRVCPQEAIRTVCVTCMHSDEIEKPKITGDIFIGSDCINCGWCKEICPVDAAEVTKPFDGEITTTEEDCVGCGSCVDLCACNAVVLEDGVSKFNEEYCVLCGACAKVCPQERIVVKRTDMKLTNVSSASWKATLERLID, from the coding sequence ATGATTTTTATTCAAAGAGATGGAAGTGAATCAAGAAAATTATCTTATGATAATAATGTATGTTTAGCATGTGGAATATGTGCTGACTCTTGTCCAACCAGCTCCTTGGCTTTAGGGGATGTTTTGGGTATTGCAAGAGGCCAAGCAGATGGAAACAAGCTGGCAATTGATGAGGACACTTGTGTAATCTGTGGTTTATGTGCATCTGCCTGTCCGTTTGGAGCTTTAGACTTTGAAATTAATGGAGAAAGTTCTAAAGACTTGGCTAATTATCCAACTTGGACTCATGAATCTGCAATTGATGAGGAAGCATGTGAATTCTGTGGAAGATGTACTGTGGCATGCCCTCAAGATGCAATCTTGTTCAAAAGGGAATTGCCAGATAGAAACGACTTGTTGAAAGGTGAAATTTCTATCAATGATGAAGAATGTATCTACTGTAGCGCTTGTGCGGAATTATGTCCTGCAGACGCAATCACTGTTGTAAATACTCCAGAGGCATGTTCCATTGAAGTTGATGAGGATAAGTGTGTCTACTGTGGAGTATGTAAAAGGGTATGTCCTCAAGAGGCAATCAGAACTGTATGTGTTACCTGTATGCACAGTGATGAAATTGAAAAACCTAAAATCACCGGTGACATATTCATTGGATCTGACTGCATTAACTGTGGATGGTGTAAGGAAATCTGTCCTGTAGATGCAGCTGAAGTCACAAAACCATTTGATGGTGAAATAACCACTACTGAAGAAGATTGTGTAGGTTGCGGTTCTTGCGTAGACCTTTGTGCATGTAATGCAGTTGTGCTTGAAGATGGAGTTTCCAAATTCAATGAAGAATACTGTGTATTATGTGGTGCATGTGCTAAAGTATGTCCTCAAGAAAGAATTGTTGTCAAGAGAACTGATATGAAATTAACTAATGTTTCATCAGCTTCTTGGAAAGCAACTTTAGAAAGATTAATTGATTAA